CTCAAAGTGTCGTATCCTGGGACCCCGTTTCCAGCCCGGCATTCTACATTATTTATGATGTTACATATAGTATTCTGGCACCTCAAAACACACTGTTTCCTATATTATGTGCGTTGAATCTGTGATAAATCCTCTCTTTCTCCAGTTAGGgattatgagacaaaatgtGCTTGTTTTCCCCCTTACTCATCTCCATCAGCACAGGTTCCCGTTCCCTCGTCGTATTTGGTACAGTAAACATCTGGACTGTAGTTGAATGTCCCGTCACGTTTGCGCACAGGCCTGCGGCGCCGCTGGTTCAAGAAGTGCCAGTGGAAACAGGAAAAAGGCCGGTGTTGTGTGCATTTATGCTGTACAAAGAGGGGACACTGCTCCGTTCTGAACTCCTTCAGATATCTGAGAGAGTGAAGCAAACGAGACAGAAATTCATGGTTAGAAAACTATCATTCATTATCTTAACAGTACAgcttttttctctctgtgtgtCGCCTATTTTCATTTCTTGCCGTAATCTGAAACCTTACAACTTTATGTTGCGTTAAAGTCGAATCAATCATTTCCTAACACATTGTATCATTCAAGTTAACCGCTATTGATAATGATTTgtatacttattttgtagtcaAAAGAGTACCGTATATGGGAAGAATGTTCCCAAATTAGACCACCTTTTGTTTCGAATGCGAACCCGAGTGCACGTGAGTTTGTGTACATTTTACGTATCTTATCGGCTAATAGGCTAACATTACGTACGTGTAGTGCTGAGGTTTTTCGGGCTGCACGTTCAACACGGTTGCGGGAGATGTCGAACCTCCCGCGGAAGAAGTCGACGAGGACGACGAATGACCCCCGGTTGTCGTCCCCGCTGAAGACAACGGGGGCACCTGGTGCGTTCTCGACATTTTAGCCCTCGCTGAAGTCCCAACAACAagcttgtttttagcaaaagaAGCTAGCTCGTCAAGTTAGCATAGAAATCCGCATTCTACAACGATGTGAGTTTGCGCGAGACTGGAGGAAGTAGTACAAATGCCGCGTTCATGTGATGTTGGGATTTTTGAGAACTACATACATTCCCGTGTCTTTCCCATGTCTTTGTTGCCGTGAACCAGAATAGTGTGTcctgcagttaaagcacaagCACCTCATTATAATCAAACACGACATTTGAGgaaacacataaacacaaaaataaattcagtgtGTTGTAGAGCACTGTATTGATTTTTTCGCTGCTTCTTATTGGCTGTACCATGGCCGCGCTCTATAATGTACCAATGAGCACAAAGTGTTTTTACAATATGACGTCACGCCAGACTATTAATACTTGGCCTCAAGCTTCCATCAAGCATTGATCGTTTTCCGCGGTGACCGTGACCTGCCACCTTACAGAACAACAGCAACGTCACAAAGGTAAATATTTTCACTTTGAGTCGTTTATCTTACGAATATGATTTCATTTCTTTGACAGTGCTGTGTAGGCTATTTGTGTCGTTGTGTTGTTAGACTGACGTACAGAGCGTTATGCTAGCCCTAACAAGGACAATGGGCTCGTTTCGACCGCGTTTTTAAACAAATACGATTACCTCACGCTCGTCTGCCTCGTGTTGCTGGTAAGCTTGGCGTTGTTACAAATGTGCCACATGTTCTGAAAACGGATGCGTGTGACGTTAATTACCGGTAAAATAAACCCGTATAAGATTATTCTCAATGTCGAGTGGGGGTGAAATGAGAGCGAAAATGGCGAAGACGACAAACTGACGCTGAATGGCGGCGGGAGACTACAACCGGctcctctttttaaaaaaaaaaaaaaaaaaagtgtccagatCACAAATGGTCTACGATGTGACAATTGTGTCGAATGTACAATGATCTCTGTCGTATTTTAAGAGACTGCTAATTTGAGAAGTTGTATTTCAGTTGCGGTGTGCCTACGCTAAATCAGACACATAGTTGTTAGGCGGGAGGGGGATGGGCGCCTTGTTGTGGGCTAGGTTAACATGTTGACACGGCTTGTTCAGTTTCTACATCCCGTGGGCGTATACATATAAGTGTCTCTTAATAATGCGACTTCACTGTTCTCTTGTAGCTAATACGAGATGGCCCGTACCAAGCAGACTGCTCGTAAATCCACCGGAGGAAAGGCACCAAGGAAGCAGCTTGCGACCAAGGCAGCCAGAAAGAGTGCGCCCTCTACAGGAGGAGTGAAGAAGCCCCATCGCTACAGGTGGGTTTCAGACtatggccaaaaaaaaacattttgatcaatatttttATACAGAGAGCGATTTCGAAAATCATTCCAAATAATTATCCCATTCAGGAAGCGCCCCAATAGGAACAGGAAGTATTGCTCgttaacaaaaaaagtgtatttcactatttttcaacaaaatatgtAAAGATTACAGTCAATATTGTTATACAGAGAGCGATTCCGAAAATCATTCCAAATAATTATCCCATTCAAAAAGCGCCCCAATAGGAGCAGGAAGTATtgctcgttaaaaaaaaaaatgtattgcactatttttcaacaaaatgtaaaaatgtcagtgtaacatgaaatgtaaacacaatgTATTTGAAGAATAatcaaaaaaatccaataacCGAATgtaccaagggctaactgaatgtTGATGTAATGAAAGTTTTGTTGAACCTGGCCTGAATCAGAAAAAAGTCAGACAATAGATGTTTATTGATTTTGGGGCACGAGCTCCTCCTACCTTCCTCTCATCAGTTCACCAAGTAACTTTAGCCTTCTGCTCACTTGCTAATTTAGGCAGCTGAAGGAAGTCTTAACTATGCGTTCGCCCCCTTGTGGTTGGCGAAGTGCAGCGGAGCTTGCGTTTTAATTGTAAATATCGTAGATGATCAGGTGGTGGTAGTCTGATCCtgatttgaaatgttatttaattgTTCAGCCCTACACATAATCCAGTGAGTCAGTCACCACAACATGCTTGATTGGTTTTCCTCAGGCCGGGCACTGTGGCTCTGAGGGAGATCCGTCGTTACCAGAAGTCCACTGAGTTGCTCATCCGCAAACTGCCCTTCCAGCGCCTGGTGAGAGAGATTGCTCAAGACTTCAAGACCGATCTCCGCTTCCAAAGTGCTGCTATTGGTGCTCTTCaggtaaataaacaaaaccCTGTGTATACTAAAAGTTGGCATTTATTCGGTGCTAATATGATGCCATTTGACCCATTAGGAGGCCAGCGAAGCATATCTGGTGGGTTTGTTTGAGGACACCAATCTGTGCGCCATCCATGCCAAGCGTGTCACCATCATGCCCAAAGACATCCAGCTGGCCCGCAGGATAAGGGGAGAAAGGGCCTAAGTACCTCTTGACAGTCGTATGTCAAGATAAATATTTATCATAGTTATGATttttgtggactttttttttttttttttaatttcttgggTATTCTTTTGAGTTAATGACTTTTGTATCGTATTTTAGACATCAGCCATTCCACATGCTAATGGGTAGTTGTGTAGGAATATTTGCTTGTTATGTGGATTGTTGTGACATTTAAGACATCACTGCCCCTCCGCCAAGTTTTTGTGGATAATGACCTCCATCCACGATGATAGTGTCTCATCATTGACCATTTCTGGAACAAAATGCAGCCTGCCCAACAAATGTCTCCACTACTGTTACAACTCTTGGTGCAAGGAGCGAGCAGACCTTATTTTTCTGGACTGCTTTTTACATGTTTTCCAACATTGAACAAAATCCTGGCAGctacattttaataattgagAATTGTCACATCTTTCTATTAAAGTTCTTTATGAGTAGATGTCTTGTGTGGTTAACTGATGAAGCAATTTTGAGTTTGGACTGTTTATTTACACATGTACATTTCATACAGACCACTCTGTGTGCTTGAAACCAGTGGCTGCAAGAGAAAGTTTATGCATTTTAGCTTAAGAACTGTGTATGTAAACCAAGCAGGTATTGTTTTACCTGTACGACAAACTATCTCTTCACACTCCTTAATGCTAGCAGCTTTGAGCACCGCACAGCTGAAGCGTGTTGTTGGGGTTTCTGGTGGTCTGTTTCTGAGAATGACATCACAGTTGTGTATATAATCTAACTGCTCGTGTTTAGAAGTTTGCTGGATACAATTAGGTAAATGAATCACATGTACACATTAGGTAGCCCTGCAAAACCTGAAGCTATCAAAGCCCTGTACTCGGATTATCAGTACTTTCTCAAATGAGAACATTCTGGCAATTACTACCCACACTACCTTGGTGGACCTCCACAATTACAGATCCAATATAAAGGAAGAGTTTTGCagagctattttattttttgctataTTAAAGTCAGCTCTTGGatcagattgtgcaagtgtacctcaTGTGTACAATGATCTCAACCAGGGTGCCGTAGTACAGTGTGGAGATGAGAAAgcatccaatttcacttaatttgtcttaAAATATCTTAGTTCATCTATAAATCAGTGATTTACAGGGACAGGCAGAACTATTATGCTTTTCCATTTGGTGGCAGAAGGTACACCCTGGCTTGGAGAAGTTTCATAGCATTCAAAAGCGGAGAGTCCGTGTCATACTTACACCACACAAAAGCCTAATATCGTGTAATCTGGTTTCATGTATCTCCCAACACACGATATGTCTGGATAGTGATATTCACACAGCGTCTAATGAAATTCAACATGATTTTAGtgattttggggaaaaaagttctCATTCCTTACAATACATGCAGTGTGAATACCCACCAGTTTACTGCTGCTCTCTGTACACGTTAAGTGCGTTTCCTGCAAATCTAAAAGTACTTCCTGTGGGACAAAGGAcagtgggtgtgtgtttgtatttaaatgGTTAGGAAGAACAGCTGTAAAGGGCCTCAAGCGGGGGAATGGTGTGATCACCTTGCTCGGCAGGTTTTCCTGTAACACGTGTGAAATTGCGTGTTGCAACACCTCCTTGGTTCCAAACTAAAAACAGAACATACATTTGTCACAATTAGCCTTACATACCTTCACGATCATTTgcataaactaaaaaaaaacatttaccattCCAATGTTTTTTGCCCCCAAGAACTGGACAATGTACACAATCCTGCCAAGGAGAGGCAGGAATGTGTTTGTGTCACGTttatttaatgtacagtacatgttttatCATTTAGTTCTTGCAACGACTTGCCTTCCCTCTTTGAGACACTGTGTCGGCGGAGAAGTTCTCTGGTCACTGGGAGCAGGGCAGACTTGCAGCCACGGATTCTCTATCCTCAAAGTCCGCAGCATTTTAATGAGAGGTCGATACACCGTCCCGTCGCGGGCACGCCAGCGCACAACACGGATAGATAGGGGGCAGCCTTTAAGCCGTGACAGAACCACACCTGCCTACCAACGATACGAACAAGTTCTGGTGGTTTTCAACATTGGTAAATTGGACTGTGAGACTCGCAACGTTGCTCTTCTACTGTGCAGGTTTAATGATTAAGGGACTACCTCCTTTCCCTTAATAACTTTGAACTTTAATGGAACCCTGCCTCTCTGTACTCTGAGAAGAACTGGTTTGAGGAGATTGTTTTTGAAACACCCATTCATCTTATGTTTAACTTTCATGAAAAAGCTTTAAttccacaataataaatgaatatgtGCGCAGTAGTTAGTCATCTAGAATTGGACACAAGGCATGTGTGAGGGCTTTTCTACCTGTCCGTTCTTGGAATTTCTCAGAGAGGTGCCATTGATCTCGTCAATGACGTCACCGCGGCAGATAAACTTGTCAACATGCGCCTGGCTCCCAGATATCAAGTCCAGAAGGAAGACGCGCCCACTGAGGTAGCTGACAAACAAATTGGGAGGTAATAAAACACTCTCTGACACATTTAAACAACAGATGCAATCAAAGGCGCTTAAATTGATCACACTAACCTCAGGACCATTCCCACCTGTCGACACGGCACCACTTCATATGTCTCGCACACCtggcaaacaaatacaaaatcattAGACTGTTCTGGAATTAAGGTTTAATGAATAATAAAGTATTAGCGGTAGTATAGTTACCGGTAAAAGCCAGCTTTCATCCAAAAAACTGCAATTCTGTGGAGACACGTTTCTGTGAGGAAGCTGATTCGCAGCTTCATTAAAGTACCATACTGTGGTCAAGTAATAAAACAGCTCTGACCTCCATGTCAAGGTCGAACTCCATGTGAGATAGAACCAGCAGCAGGGACATGAAAGGTTCTGGAAGCGGCAGACACGTGACGTGTGTTGACATTTGACAATTACCAGACCTATTTACGAAGCTTTGGTGATTGCATTTTTTAAGAACGACAAAtattgacctaaaaattcttcATTCCTGAGGATTGAGAAGGCTGGGCTGTACCACTGAAGGGGGGGGGTAAAGTGTACGTTAATAATACCATTGTTTGATTGACCAGTAAGAATGCATAGACATACAGTAGTAGATGACCACATTGTGTCCCaatcacaaataaaaatgctaaatttgaAACAACTGGGACTTCTTAATAGAAGTTAATGAAGTCAGACCTTAAAAAGTCAcgtgaaaaaaaagcatggctGACAATCAAGAAGCtggtatttgtgttgtttgtgaaTAGATCAATTGTTTGTCAGCAGtcctgacaaaatatttgtgtaGTCTATTATAGTGCATCGTTTTGGGTGCCGCCATTGTTGTGTGTCATCAGACTACTGCATTTAAAATTTCCCTAATTTTGTGAGTAGTAACTGGAATGGCATtcattgtggtttttttttttctctcccatgTACAATTTTCTGGACCACTTGGTGTTCTATATGATGTATATTGGACACAAAGGCAGAGTAAATCTAAATCCACTGTATTCTGGTGGAATACAGCTATCGCTAAGGATTAACAACAGAAAAGAAAGATGTCTGATCTTAATTTCGAGACAACTATTCAAAGAGAATGTATGTGACCTCCAAGACTCTGGGAGTGTGCAGGAGGTGAGTGACGAACTGTGGCAGCAACTTGCGTCTGAGAGCCAATCTGAGCAGGTAACGGCCTCGGCCCTGAGCTGAGAGCAGCTTCCTGCAAGCTTTAGTCTGTTCCACAGCCCACGCCACAGTACACAGCCTACAAAGACAATAGGAAATAGCAAGGATttaatatgttgttgtttttttttttttgtccctttatGTTCCACTCCTTCTATCACAAAGGTTATACCGGTCACATGAATCTTGGCGGAGAAGCTGCTCAAAACATTGCCAGTAGTCTCGAGGAACCAGACTGAGGACCGGCTCTGGAAagaaagcgcacacacacattacaggAATTCTTAATATCTGCTTTAAAAATTAATTGTGTAACTTAGACACTCTCAAAGAATTAACAATATGCTTGTTGTTGAATTAATagttcttaaaaaataaaaataaataaataaatctaaatattattttaaagcgGATATTTGGCCAAGGCACACCCTCGATTCGTCACCAACAAATTGTAGGGCACATGGAAAGTGCATCCAGAAATTATTCACTGCACTTCACTGAGTCTAGATTTGATAcgttacaactttattccaaaatggaatatattcacttttttttttttaaatcacattttttatCCATGTAAATTTCCTAAAAATCTTCATCATAAATAAGAGTAATAAATACAGCAGATATAAAAAGTTCTACACACCACTACTCAAATACCAGACCAtgataattcaatttaaaagttTTCCCACAATATTGTGACCTATAAATTGTATAACTTATTGATCGTTTTTAATGTCTTTGGGAGGTgaagtaaaattaaacaattgaaataatctggttgcacaaatgCACATCACCTATTATAACTGGAATGtggccaatcacattcaaactcatgcttaaattggagtcagcacacaactgccaccattttaaaTCCCTCTGATTAAACCTAAATACACTGCAGTTGTTTGAGCAGTCTCttcctgacattttgtttgctttctagcagaagcatTAAGGTTTTCTGCTCACACTGACttctatttcaaactgttcGTGTTTactaaagtcttcaattaatctaagaagcatgtttttttttgggaatgtggaagggaggaggaagagaagcaACTGAGCTAACCACCAAAAATAGACTCCAACTGGAAACGTTGAAAGtcaatcaaaaatgaaaatgattatgtttttataGGAAGAATGTTTGATACAACTCTTGTACTGTTAGAGATAATCAGATagtcaggtgtacctaatgttgtgacttGAGACAAACCCTGCCATCTCTACAGTTAATAATATAGTGATTTACTGACTAATATTAGCGTAGCAGTTAAAGTTCGAGATAGCAAAGGAAAATtgtagcaacaacaaaaagaaaaaatggatACTAACGTTGGAGTCCTTTCCTGAGGAGCAGCTCAAGAAGCTGGCAGCAAGAGGTGAGGTGAGGGTTGCTGTCCGTCACCGTCTGCCCACAATCACACTGCAGGTTCAACAAGCACACTGGCAGGTACACACACGCGGAAGggggagaaagaaaacaaaaaaagacaacataagCACCCCAATGTTGTGCGAGTGCGAGTCGTCGTTACCTTTGAGGGCGCTGACAAGTGGATCTCTGGGTGCCATATTGACGAATCAGCTCTGATCGAAGCTTCACTTCCGCGAACCGAGCTTCCTCTCACCTCATTGACGCGGGCTCAAACGCCGTTTGAATACGCCGGTTGTTTCCAAATACGTTCCCCAAAATTGGGAATGACTGACTTTAGAATGGTCGCACCTCGAATTCCAAACTGTTCGTCCGCTGTGGTGGCATCTTGTATTCATCCAACGTGACGACCAGCGTGCTGCGTTCAAAGATTCTCTCTAAATGTACGCCTTttagaaaataacaaaataataatagaagGTCGAAGGAAATATAACCATTTAGTGCTTATAATAATCCCTTCAAAGACCCGGCGATGTATATCCATGTGTATAGTTAAGTTATAGATATGTAAATAACAAGATGAACACAACACAAATCATTTGACGTTGATTTAATCTGCCCATGAAATGCGTCACTAAAGGCAACACCATTTCTGCTCTTGTTTTATTACAGCTGCTAAGAATCCAAATTTGCGGCTGGGCtcggagaagaagaaggaaaaaaacgaAAACCCCCATAAAatttccatttaaaataaatttttaaaaaaattaaaaaatcggTGGTTTGTCAAGCAATTGCGCCCCTTAGCGGTTATAATACCAACCTGCATCCCACCCTAAGCAACGTGAAGGATAAAGAGAAAGCGCTCAGCCGCTCCTGTCGCAGTCCAAGCACTCATCGAGTATCAAAAGGATGCGCTAAATCAGTCCCAAATTGGAGAACACACCACCGCGGGCACATTGCAAAGTTGTTACGAACggatatttctctctctctctctctctctctctcaaaggTCAGTGCCTTCAAAATTCAAATATCCTGCATCCATTCACATTGTTGTTAATTCTACCGACTATTGGACTAAATATCCTGCTGCTCGTGCACTGTTTATGTTCCTTACATTGTATCAATTTGTGCATATAAAATACATTAGGACACCTCAGTATTGCATTACTGTATGGGGTGCCTATGAACCTTTGTGTACATATGAGCAATTGTGCATGTTGCCGTGACGTCGTTACTGCTATCGCTGACTTGTAAAGCAGAGATTGTTTGCATACAAAGTCACCAGTAGCCAACCTGCGGCCGTCCATCAACAACACACGAGTGCTAATCCTGGATTTCCTCTAATCTGTCAGATCCTCGCCTGCGCAAAACTCCCCTGACACATGCTCAGCACAAATAAACACTCATTTAATTGCATTATTTTGTaatgtatattgtatttatgaTTTGTTGCTCTAAATTGTTTCTAATACATGGATTGTTTGTAAATATTATATGTATAATACCAATAATTTAAAGATTCAAGGGATtcctgttgtttgtttatgtatttaaaaatgtaagtgcAGTACTACCCTttaatatttttgcttttaatgCACAAATTGCTTATAAtaatgtgtaataataataaataatgtgtattttaatggttTAAGACAGTATAACTATTGatcttatctatctatctatctatctatctatctatctatctatctatctatctatctatctacaatTTCAAGGCtattcatacaattaagaaaaaaactagTATATATTCAgctcatgtatttatttctgttaacacagtCAATAATATAACTATTAACAAGGACAGTGACTATTCACAAaggtcaggtttttgtgatatacaaaaattaaaccaagataaataatttaaatttttttccccccactattAGTTAACATATAACCTGTTCaactcagtaaaaaaaaaaaaatatatatatattttagagtggggaagtaaaaataaacaacagataaagtggttgcacaagtgcacacactctcttataaatggggatgtggctgtgttcaaaattaagcaatcacattcaaattcatgttaaatggtggtcagcacacacctgccactatttaaagtgcctctgattgaaCCCAAATTAATTAAGGTGGGAGCATATGGACAATTCTCCCAAAGACTCAAACAAATGCCcttcaaatatcaaaacactttgggtAAAACTGATGCCAGAGAGGGTGATTTAATGATTATTAGTATTctttaaatattgatgaatgatgaaaaatggGTTGCAGCAAAAAGGGCACTATTTTCATCCATTTCAAAATGACAGGTGCTTAAACAACACTTGAGGTGTATGTGTGCACACGCCTATTTTTAGTACATTAAGTCTTGAAAGACACCCATTCAAAATCATAATCTTGACGAATCAGCATTTTCTCGCTCCGGTGTAATATTTATGGACAGTATTGGAAGAAATTTAAACCCCCTGAGTAGGGACTGCTGATTCGACAGCTCCCGCAACAACAGCAACACTCGCTCctgcattcatttttttggtttgctttttttttttttttttttttgatgccaCCCACATGTTATAAAACCATGTTGCAATTTTTGCTTTGCCCTGTACGTGCGTAGGATAGTGggtgtcctctcctgtcctctcTTCCTCGCCTCATATACCTGATAATGTGCTGAAAATCCTGCAGTGCTCCACTCACACTCTCTTTCCTCTTATAAATTACATTGCATTGATTTGTGTGGGCGATGTGAGCCGAGTCAGCCTCGTCGCAGGGCGAGTGCCAGTCCCCTCAAGCTTTTTATGATCACTCCACAGGACCTGGACCTCCATTTTAAAGCTGCCAGCATGATGAAGGAATGCCTGCAGTTCCTCATTGAACCGGCCAAAAAGCTCAAGAGCCGATTGAAGGTGCGACGTGGAATTTGTGCGGAATCGGAGCTTTCCAAAATCCGATTTAATCTGTTCTTTCTTGGGTCCAGCAGTCCCGCAAGCGAGTGaggctggaaaaaaaagagctgcTGGTGGAGAGTCAATTATTCGTCATGGAGCTGGCCCGAGAACTCAGCAAAATTTGTCAGGTGACCTCCTCCCGCGTTTCCCAAGCGTCCAACTTTGCATTTATAGTATCAATAAATTGCATTCCTAATTATGATTCAATGTTCTGCGCTGCTCTTTTAGAGGTCCACCATTCTCCAACATATATGGGCCGGTGAGGACGTATGGCCAGCCAGTTTGTGTCGGGACTTTATTACGGAGTGGGCGACTGTGCTGGAGAAGAAAGTGCAGGTACAACTATATCTAACATATTCCACCAAGATACAGTAGATAGTGTCATAAAGTTGAGTATGACTCTATGGACAAAGcaacaaaagaggaaaaaactACTTTCTGGTTTATGGAAAAATATGCTAGATTTTTGGATTAGAGAAACGGGAGTCtaccattttcattttatatggGTGGAATGGTTCTGCTGTGAaacccgccccccaccccccaaaaaaatcctctATCTGCATTTTTGCCAGATTTGGACCTAAATTCACTCGTTCTCTTCAGCATCATATACTGTACCATAACCACAAAcccatttttaacatcttaattgatttttaaaatgtggggaATCCTcacacatgagaaaaaaaagtgtgtttactGCTGTTatgtgtggtgtactcgagatgaTCAACAAAgcacactaaacacacacacaaacccacacgcacacagtccATGGCTTGGCCACACTGGGGGTGGTTCGGAGTTGCGATCGTAAATACtgaaagtttaacatttacaaatgtTGCCCCAactgttttctgagcagatcgaggaggaaaaaaatcacttttaacacaccccacactgTTCGGGATAAACTTTGAGACATCCAATAATTGAGCCTTTGTCACGGGGAAATCAGGGTCAAATTAGGGTGTATGTTATATTGGGTTGTGGTCCAATAAACTTCACTGTATGTCTTGTGTAGCCCACAGTCAGCCTGTCAGACTGCCAGTACCACAGGCCGGAGAAGATTGACTGGAGAGGTCACCTCCTTTGCATCCTGGAGGCAGTAGAGGAGTGCGATATGGGGCCTCACAAGAGGGTCATCATGGAGTGGACGCGGGAAATTAAAAGCAGGCCTCAGGTGAGAGTGGTGTTCACTTCACGATTAAAGTGTGACCCAGTCTGATAAAGATGATTACTATAAACCCTGCCCTTGACAGTCATCCTCATCATACAAGGCCGTCATCAGAAAGCCTTTAGTGAATGTTCCTATTGTATTCTCGTCTTGTAGCCCACCGTGTGGCCCGGCGAGCCGGTGCTCATGATGCTGGACGACTTGGAGTTTCAGTGGAAGAGGGGTCGTCTGCCCAACCTTCTCCCAGCTGTGGAGCTTGTTATGCTGGCTGTGCTGAACGCAGACAGCCCTGTCAAGGTCCGTGCTCTTTTTGTTGAGAACCTGAGAATTTGGTGCAGACTGGGTGCATATGCAGGCTATGTCCacattgaaataataaaaacaaactttgtTTGTCAAAGTGCTCAAACAACAGGTGACtctgtaaacatttaaactgtGAGGCAATTTCAGTCAGTCGCAagcctaactaactaactaattacCTGAGGTATGTGGGTACAAGTAACTAATGAACTAAGATACAAagttaataaatatttaagGTACGACACTACAaaaatccctccatccattttccataaccgcttatcttcactagggttgcgggcgtgctggagcctatcccagctatctttgggcgagaggcggggtacaccctgaactggtcaccagccaatcacagggcacatataaacaaacaaccatttatgggcaatttagagtccagagcacccggagaaaaccaacacaggcacgaggagaacatgcaatctccacacaggcaaggccagatttgaatgtgggtcctcagaactgtgagccaaatgtgctaaccagtcgtccattgTGCCGCCACACTAGAgtgtacaaacaaaaaagaaaaacaaactaagGTTGAAAGAACCTAACTAGCTCAGGTAAAAAGCTCTTCCATTGCATGTGTTTATAGGAGGACATGACCAGGGAATGGCTGGTCAGAAAGCAGAGAAACCAGAACATGGGTGAGATGTCCTCTTACCAACTACAATACATCAATATCTATTTACAAAGAAATGCATTGAAGCATGTTGGATTTTTTGGAAGATGGAGGAAATATCATGTTTTTTCCTTGCTTTGCAGATGCTGTCCACTACATACCCCATGGTGGTAAGCAGAAGTGA
The sequence above is a segment of the Phycodurus eques isolate BA_2022a chromosome 19, UOR_Pequ_1.1, whole genome shotgun sequence genome. Coding sequences within it:
- the si:ch211-250n8.1 gene encoding uncharacterized protein si:ch211-250n8.1 isoform X1, which produces MAPRDPLVSALKVCLLNLQCDCGQTVTDSNPHLTSCCQLLELLLRKGLQQPVLSLVPRDYWQCFEQLLRQDSCDRLCTVAWAVEQTKACRKLLSAQGRGRYLLRLALRRKLLPQFVTHLLHTPRVLEWYSPAFSILRNEEFLEPFMSLLLVLSHMEFDLDMENCSFLDESWLLPVCETYEVVPCRQVGMVLSYLSGRVFLLDLISGSQAHVDKFICRGDVIDEINGTSLRNSKNGQAGVVLSRLKGCPLSIRVVRWRARDGTVYRPLIKMLRTLRIENPWLQVCPAPSDQRTSPPTQCLKEGRIVYIVQFLGAKNIGMFGTKEVLQHAISHVLQENLPSKEVLLDLQETHLTCTESSSKLTLCEYHYPDISCVGRYMKPDYTILGFCVVNRPPETPTTRFSCAVLKAASIKECEEIVCRTGKTIPAWFTYTVLKLKCINFLLQPLVSSTQSGLYEMYMCK
- the zgc:194990 gene encoding butyrophilin subfamily 1 member A1 isoform X1, with translation MMKECLQFLIEPAKKLKSRLKSRKRVRLEKKELLVESQLFVMELARELSKICQRSTILQHIWAGEDVWPASLCRDFITEWATVLEKKVQPTVSLSDCQYHRPEKIDWRGHLLCILEAVEECDMGPHKRVIMEWTREIKSRPQPTVWPGEPVLMMLDDLEFQWKRGRLPNLLPAVELVMLAVLNADSPVKEDMTREWLVRKQRNQNMDAVHYIPHGVWNWIFEASEDVLLDPDSANPDLLISTDEKSMRCGLERRDVPCCNGRFDAWWCAAGQEGFASGRHYWEVEVGQRDWRLGVAKASAVRRGFRSLNTDTGYLTLRLERGKDVKALTVPATSLPLSLAPRKVGVYLDYEQGQLSFYDVDKRSHVYTFNEKFTEQLVPIFGTVEVLKDLVIRPAGVKQRCLCPGPCLWN
- the LOC133418268 gene encoding histone H3.3A, giving the protein MARTKQTARKSTGGKAPRKQLATKAARKSAPSTGGVKKPHRYRPGTVALREIRRYQKSTELLIRKLPFQRLVREIAQDFKTDLRFQSAAIGALQEASEAYLVGLFEDTNLCAIHAKRVTIMPKDIQLARRIRGERA
- the zgc:194990 gene encoding butyrophilin subfamily 1 member A1 isoform X2 — its product is MMKECLQFLIEPAKKLKSRLKQSRKRVRLEKKELLVESQLFVMELARELSKICQRSTILQHIWAGEDVWPASLCRDFITEWATVLEKKVQPTVSLSDCQYHRPEKIDWRGHLLCILEAVEECDMGPHKRVIMEWTREIKSRPQPTVWPGEPVLMMLDDLEFQWKRGRLPNLLPAVELVMLAVLNADSPVKEDMTREWLVRKQRNQNMDAVHYIPHGVWNWIFEASEDVLLDPDSANPDLLISTDEKSMRCGLERRDVPCCNGRFDAWWCAAGQEGFASGRHYWEVEVGQRDWRLGVAKASAVRRGFRSLNTDTGYLTLRLERGKDVKALTVPATSLPLSLAPRKVGVYLDYEQGQLSFYDVDKRSHVYTFNEKFTEQLVPIFGTVEVLKDLVIRPAGVKQRCLCPGPCLWN
- the si:ch211-250n8.1 gene encoding uncharacterized protein si:ch211-250n8.1 isoform X2, yielding MAPRDPLVSALKVCLLNLQCDCGQTVTDSNPHLTSCCQLLELLLRKGLQQPVLSLVPRDYWQCFEQLLRQDSCDRLCTVAWAVEQTKACRKLLSAQGRGRYLLRLALRRKLLPQFVTHLLHTPRVLEWYSPAFSILRNEEFLEPFMSLLLVLSHMEFDLDMENCSFLDESWLLPVCETYEVVPCRQVGMVLSYLSGRVFLLDLISGSQAHVDKFICRGDVIDEINGTSLRNSKNGQAGVVLSRLKGCPLSIRVVRWRARDGTVYRPLIKMLRTLRIENPWLQVCPAPSDQRTSPPTQCLKEGRIVYIVQFLGAKNIGMFGTKEVLQHAISHVLQENLPSKEVLLDLQETHLTCTESSSKLTLCEYHYPDISCVGRYMKPDYTILGFCVVNRPPETPTTRFSCAVLKAASIKECEEIVCRTATGFKHTEWSV